A stretch of Desulfotalea psychrophila LSv54 DNA encodes these proteins:
- a CDS encoding SLC13 family permease encodes MESLGLTTDMLIVLGVVVATIVLFLTEWLRVDVVAILVMVSLPLLGVIDPHDTFKGLSSNAVISVIAVVIIGRGLDHVGVVNQLVKPIIRLGGRSRAKIIILSCGAIGVVSSFMQNVGAAALFLPAMRRLSRHSGIPLSKLLMPVAFSAILGGTVTLVGSSPMIMLNDLIRPYGIEPWGLFDVAPMGLALVVSGIIYFVLFGNILLPGGKGGEDEEKGADVKTHYPKVGDLWELMVPAGFTASLAIDDLCESYEIQPIALRMPQSGEVIVSPDRIMMIEPGAKIAAYGEVANMKRLAADHGFTYQSEVESFSHYLEEDYAGVVEGVVAPHSAFVGRTMLENRFRHSQLMVPLALTQNAQTMYSGFQDKVLSVGDSILLHSSWDHFQSQRPQKNILFARSVDHEIMRPELAKRALASFGVAMALVIFGSLPLSVCLMIGALLMIVSGVLSIDEAYQGVDWRTVFLLGGLIPLGGAMQQTGTAAWIADTLLGLLGTPPQFVFILFVGAITTFFSLVVSNAGACVLLVPLVVDMAGRMGVDPRLAAMVVAVACSNCFLLPTHQVNALYMGPGRYKSIDFLRVGAPFTLISLFVITCMATVFY; translated from the coding sequence ATGGAAAGTTTAGGATTAACCACGGATATGCTCATTGTGCTTGGCGTGGTCGTAGCGACTATTGTCCTCTTTTTAACCGAGTGGCTCCGGGTTGATGTGGTGGCAATACTGGTCATGGTCTCCCTACCCCTGTTGGGTGTTATTGATCCCCACGATACTTTTAAGGGCCTTTCGAGTAATGCAGTTATATCTGTTATTGCCGTGGTAATTATTGGTCGGGGCCTTGACCATGTCGGGGTGGTGAACCAACTGGTAAAACCTATTATTCGGCTGGGTGGACGAAGTCGGGCGAAGATTATTATCCTGAGTTGCGGGGCCATAGGCGTAGTTTCAAGTTTTATGCAAAACGTGGGGGCTGCGGCCCTCTTCTTGCCGGCAATGCGTCGTCTCAGTCGTCACTCAGGTATCCCCCTGTCAAAACTGCTCATGCCGGTTGCCTTTTCTGCAATCCTGGGTGGTACGGTTACCTTGGTTGGCTCAAGTCCTATGATCATGCTTAATGATCTGATCCGACCCTACGGAATTGAACCCTGGGGCCTTTTTGATGTGGCTCCAATGGGCCTTGCCCTTGTTGTTTCAGGAATAATTTACTTTGTCCTCTTTGGTAATATCCTTCTGCCGGGAGGTAAGGGTGGGGAAGATGAGGAGAAGGGGGCCGATGTAAAGACCCACTATCCCAAGGTGGGTGATCTCTGGGAGCTGATGGTCCCGGCTGGCTTTACCGCCTCTCTGGCCATTGATGATCTCTGTGAAAGCTATGAGATTCAACCCATTGCCCTGCGCATGCCTCAATCGGGAGAGGTGATTGTCTCTCCAGATCGGATTATGATGATTGAGCCCGGCGCTAAGATAGCTGCCTATGGAGAGGTGGCAAATATGAAGCGCCTTGCCGCTGATCACGGTTTTACTTATCAGTCTGAGGTGGAAAGTTTTTCTCATTATCTTGAAGAAGATTATGCGGGTGTTGTTGAAGGTGTGGTTGCTCCTCACTCAGCCTTTGTCGGCAGAACCATGCTGGAAAATCGATTTCGCCATAGTCAGCTGATGGTGCCTCTGGCCCTCACTCAAAACGCTCAGACCATGTACAGCGGTTTTCAGGATAAGGTCCTCAGCGTAGGTGACTCAATTTTGCTGCACAGTAGCTGGGACCACTTTCAATCACAGCGACCCCAAAAAAATATACTCTTTGCCCGATCGGTGGATCATGAAATAATGCGACCTGAGCTGGCAAAACGCGCCTTGGCCTCATTCGGGGTTGCCATGGCCCTGGTAATATTTGGTTCTCTGCCGCTCTCTGTCTGTTTGATGATTGGGGCTCTGTTGATGATCGTCTCAGGAGTATTAAGCATTGATGAGGCCTATCAGGGGGTTGACTGGCGTACCGTCTTTCTCCTTGGTGGACTTATTCCCCTGGGGGGTGCCATGCAGCAGACGGGTACGGCTGCCTGGATTGCCGATACTCTTCTCGGACTTCTGGGAACGCCTCCCCAGTTTGTCTTTATTCTCTTTGTCGGTGCAATCACCACATTTTTTAGCCTGGTCGTCTCCAATGCAGGGGCCTGTGTGCTTCTGGTGCCACTGGTGGTTGATATGGCCGGTCGGATGGGGGTTGATCCTCGCCTTGCTGCTATGGTGGTTGCGGTGGCTTGTTCTAACTGCTTTTTGTTGCCAACCCATCAGGTTAATGCCCTCTATATGGGGCCGGGACGCTATAAGAGCATTGACTTTCTCAGGGTGGGAGCGCCCTTTACCCTGATTTC